Proteins from one Candidatus Methylacidiphilales bacterium genomic window:
- a CDS encoding TMEM175 family protein, whose protein sequence is MRKNRLEAFSDGVLAIIITIMVLELKVPHTTEFSGLQPLLPVFLSYVLSFIYVGIYWNNHHHMFHSTKFVTGGILWANLHLLFWLSLFPFTTGWMGENHLAPIPTAVYGFVLLMAALAYYILQRTIIAEQGRNSLLAEAIGKDWKGKLSPVCYLTAIPLAFLSPWIASSLYAFVALLWLIPDRRIERMLVK, encoded by the coding sequence ATGCGGAAAAACCGGCTTGAAGCCTTCAGCGACGGCGTACTTGCCATCATCATCACCATCATGGTGCTGGAATTGAAAGTGCCCCACACAACTGAATTCAGCGGTCTGCAACCGTTGCTGCCGGTGTTCTTAAGCTATGTATTGAGCTTTATCTACGTCGGCATTTATTGGAACAACCATCATCATATGTTCCATTCAACCAAATTCGTAACCGGCGGCATCCTGTGGGCAAACCTGCATTTGCTGTTCTGGCTGTCGCTCTTTCCATTCACGACAGGCTGGATGGGCGAAAACCATCTTGCGCCGATACCCACAGCCGTTTATGGATTCGTGCTCTTGATGGCGGCCCTTGCGTATTACATTTTGCAACGCACCATCATCGCCGAGCAAGGCCGCAACTCCCTGCTGGCTGAGGCAATTGGAAAGGACTGGAAAGGCAAACTTTCGCCCGTGTGCTATCTTACCGCCATCCCGCTCGCGTTTCTAAGTCCGTGGATTGCGAGCAGTCTGTATGCGTTCGTTGCACTCCTCTGGCTCATCCCAGACCGGCGCATTGAACGCATGCTCGTAAAATAG
- a CDS encoding metalloregulator ArsR/SmtB family transcription factor, which yields MVKYIARSLDRTFAALADPTRRRILEHLAGGDRCVTDLARPYRMSLPAVSKHLRVLERAGLVRRKRDGRVHHLKLEAKPMQQAEAWIGEYRKFWEDNFDRLDEYLKQLQAKEKK from the coding sequence ATGGTTAAATATATAGCGAGATCGCTGGACCGCACCTTCGCCGCCCTGGCCGACCCGACCCGACGTCGCATCCTCGAACATCTCGCGGGCGGCGACCGCTGCGTGACCGACCTGGCGCGGCCCTACCGGATGTCGCTCCCCGCCGTTTCAAAACATTTGCGCGTTTTGGAACGCGCGGGACTGGTCCGTCGCAAGCGTGACGGGCGCGTGCATCACCTGAAGCTGGAGGCCAAACCCATGCAACAGGCGGAGGCCTGGATCGGGGAATACCGGAAATTCTGGGAGGATAACTTTGATCGTTTGGACGAATACTTGAAACAACTGCAAGCCAAGGAGAAAAAATGA
- a CDS encoding zinc ribbon domain-containing protein YjdM: protein MSKSSCPMCEMTEIMEHPTHWECVTCGHEWEREPEAEKARVVKDAHGNALADGDMVVLIKDLPLKGSSQVLKGGTKSKPIRLVDGDHEISCRIDGISIGLKACFVKKA from the coding sequence ATGAGCAAGTCCTCGTGTCCGATGTGCGAAATGACCGAAATTATGGAGCACCCCACGCACTGGGAATGCGTGACCTGCGGGCACGAGTGGGAGCGCGAGCCTGAAGCGGAGAAGGCTCGGGTCGTCAAAGATGCCCACGGCAATGCGCTCGCTGACGGAGACATGGTGGTTTTGATCAAGGACTTGCCGTTGAAGGGCTCATCGCAGGTTCTAAAAGGCGGGACAAAATCCAAACCGATCCGCCTTGTTGACGGCGATCACGAAATTTCCTGCAGGATCGACGGCATCTCCATCGGCCTTAAAGCCTGCTTCGTGAAAAAAGCCTGA
- a CDS encoding response regulator produces MWDIDWFKRILLDLKMSKVGGLEVLRQIKNDPSLKMIRVVVMTSSREEQDLLNSYQPGVNAYVVKPVKFQGFVEAVRQIGCFWALFNEAPPGSAGRA; encoded by the coding sequence ATGTGGGATATTGACTGGTTCAAGCGCATCCTGCTGGATTTGAAGATGTCCAAGGTGGGTGGATTGGAAGTCCTGCGCCAGATCAAGAATGATCCCAGTCTCAAAATGATTCGGGTCGTCGTGATGACCTCCTCGCGTGAGGAGCAGGATTTGCTGAACAGTTATCAACCTGGCGTGAATGCCTATGTGGTCAAGCCTGTGAAATTCCAGGGATTTGTTGAAGCGGTCAGGCAAATCGGTTGTTTTTGGGCTCTTTTCAATGAGGCGCCGCCCGGGTCCGCCGGACGCGCATAA
- a CDS encoding SRPBCC domain-containing protein → MSTNKMTEGTIKLQLTRVFDAPCELVWRAWTDVNQFSRWFGAAACEGSSLKSVKMDARTKGKYRIQVLRADGEFFTTVGVYREVKPLERLVFTWQFEKDGSGNEFGEVEPPEMLVTLEFKARGKQTELTLTHEKFASVESRDRHNLGWTRCLNELSAFLPKQ, encoded by the coding sequence ATGAGCACAAACAAAATGACGGAAGGAACAATCAAGCTGCAACTGACCCGTGTGTTTGACGCGCCGTGTGAACTGGTTTGGCGCGCATGGACGGATGTGAACCAATTCAGCCGATGGTTTGGCGCGGCGGCATGCGAAGGATCCTCACTGAAATCGGTGAAGATGGATGCGCGCACGAAGGGGAAATACCGTATCCAGGTGTTGCGTGCGGATGGCGAATTTTTTACAACCGTTGGGGTTTATCGCGAAGTAAAACCACTGGAGCGCCTGGTGTTCACATGGCAGTTTGAAAAGGACGGCAGCGGCAATGAATTCGGCGAAGTCGAGCCTCCCGAAATGCTCGTAACGCTTGAATTCAAGGCACGCGGCAAACAAACGGAACTGACGTTGACGCATGAGAAATTTGCGTCTGTTGAAAGCCGTGACCGCCACAACCTTGGCTGGACCCGTTGCCTCAACGAACTCAGCGCTTTCCTGCCAAAGCAGTGA
- the wrbA gene encoding NAD(P)H:quinone oxidoreductase — translation MTKLLVLYYSMYGHIETMAGAIAEGARSVEGVEVIIKRVPETMPPEVAQRSGAKLDQAAPVASPKELGDYDAIIFGTPTRFGNMTAQMRNFLDQTGGLWVKGGLVGKVGSVFTSTGTGGGNESTIISFVTTLIHHGMIYVGLPYACPELADISEVKGGSPWGAATIAGSDGSRQPSAKELAQARFQGKHVAGIAAQLKK, via the coding sequence ATGACCAAACTCCTCGTCCTCTACTATTCCATGTACGGCCACATCGAAACCATGGCCGGTGCCATCGCCGAAGGCGCCCGCTCCGTCGAAGGCGTGGAAGTGATCATCAAACGCGTGCCGGAAACCATGCCACCTGAAGTGGCGCAACGCAGCGGCGCAAAACTCGACCAAGCCGCGCCTGTTGCCTCTCCGAAGGAATTGGGCGACTATGATGCCATCATTTTCGGCACGCCCACCCGTTTCGGCAACATGACCGCGCAGATGCGCAACTTTCTGGACCAGACCGGCGGACTGTGGGTCAAGGGCGGACTTGTTGGAAAAGTTGGCAGTGTGTTCACCAGCACCGGAACCGGCGGCGGCAACGAAAGCACCATCATCAGCTTTGTCACCACGCTGATTCATCACGGGATGATCTACGTCGGCCTGCCCTACGCGTGTCCCGAACTGGCCGACATCAGCGAAGTCAAGGGCGGTTCGCCCTGGGGCGCCGCTACCATAGCCGGTTCGGACGGCTCCCGCCAACCCAGCGCAAAAGAACTCGCACAAGCGCGTTTCCAGGGCAAACACGTGGCCGGCATCGCGGCTCAATTGAAGAAATAA